DNA sequence from the Streptomyces sp. CA-210063 genome:
GTCGACATCGCGCAGGGATTCATGCAGGAAACCATCGCTCATGGCTACCGTCCAGGCGGTCAATGGTTTAGCGCATTCAACTGAATGTCCGCCGACCGGACGCTAACACTTCGGGGAAACTACGACAATGTTTCGGCCAGATCTCCTCGCGCCGGATCAGGCGGTGCCGAGGACGAGGTCGGCCGCCCGCCAGGCCATGGCCATGATCGGTGCGTTCAGGTTGCCGGACACCATGGTCGGCATGACCGAGCAGTCGACCACCCGCAGGCCTGCGACACCGCGCACCCGCAGCTCGGCGTCGACGACGTCGTCCTCGGCCGGGCCCATGGCGCAGGTGCCGACGACGTGGTAGCCGCAGCGCCCGTGGTCGAGGCCGGCGTCGATGATCTGCTGGTCCTCGCGGACCGCGGGGCCCGGCAATGTCTCGGTCGTGATCCGGTCGGCGATCGGCTCAGTCTCGAAGAGCTCCCGCATACGGCGGAAGAGGGCGGCGCCCACGGTGCGGTCGTGATCGGAGCCGTAGTAGTTCGGCGTGATCGTGAGGGGGGCCTCTCCCGGGGTCCTCGGAGAGCCGGCCTGCGAGTACGCAGCCCGCGGAGCCCGCGCCCACCACGATGTAGTCGAAGGTGGTCATCGCTCCACCTGCCCCGACGGCTCCCCGAAGGGACGGAACTCCCCCTCATGCCACCAGGGGTAGACGGGCGGCATGTCCTTGCTGACCCGGCCCGGGAACTCGGGCGGCCGTTTGGCGAGGAACGACTGGACGCCCTCCACGGGGTCCGGGCCGCCGCCGATCTGGCTCATGATGCGGGAGTCGAGGCGGTGCGCGGTCATCGGGTGGGGTTCGCCGAGCATGCGCCACATCATCTGGCGTGACAGGGCGACGGAGATCGCCGAGGTGTTCTCGGCGATCTCGCGGGCGAGTGCGTACGCCGCCGGCAGCAGCTCCTCAGGCGGGTGGACGGAGCGGACCAGCCCGGCCGCCAGTGCCTCGTCGGGGCCGAAGACGCGGCCGGTGGACACCCATTCCATGGCCCGCTGCATGCCCACGGCCCGCGGCAGGAACCAGCTCGCCGCCGACTCCGGCACGATCCCGCGCCGCGCGAAGACGAAGCCGAACTTGGCCGAGGTCGACGCCAGCCTGATGTCCATGGGCAGGGTCATGCTGGCCCCGACGCCCGCCGCCGGGCCGTTGACCGCCGCGATGACCGGCTTGGTGCTGGAGAAGATCCTGAGCGCGACCCGGCCGCCGGTGTCCCTGTGCCACGCGCCCGCCTTGCGGTGGTCGAAGGACGAGCCGCCGGAGCTGACGTCCGCGCCCGCGCAGAAGCCGCGTCCGGCGCCGGTCACGACGATCACCCGTACCTCGTCGTCGGCATCGGCCGCGTCCAGGACGTCCAGCAGGTCCTGCATCATCTGAGGGGTGAAGGCGTTGAGCTTCTCGGGCCGGTTCAGTGTGACGGTGAGGATCCGTTCCGCCACCTCGGCCCGCACGGTCTCGTACTCCTGCTCCGGCATACGCGTCACCCTCCGTCAGCCTCATCACCAAGCGAGCCGTTCCCAGTAAGCTGAATTAGTTATACCATTGAACTCTACTTACTCATTCATGGATGCGGCGGTGGATGTGGACATGGCGGATCTGGTGGTGACCTCCCACGGGCCGGTCCGGCTCATCGAGCTGAACCGGCCCGACCAGCTCAACGCGATGAGCGAGGAGCTGCACTCCGGGCTCGCCTCGGTCTGGGACACGCTCGCCGACGACCCTCAGGCACGGGTCGTCGTGCTCACCGGGCGCGGCCGGGCGTTCAGCGCCGGGGGCAACTTCGACATCATGACCCGCGTCCAGCGCGACAGCGCGTTCCGGGAACAGAACGTCGACGAGGCACGGCGGATCATCACCGGCATGGTCCGCTGCCCGCTGCCGGTGATCGCGGCGGTCAACGGCCCCGCCGTCGGCCTCGGTTGCAGCCTGGCCCTGCTGAGCGACCTCGTGCTGATCGCCGACGACGCGTATGTGGCCGACCCGCACGTCCAGGTCGGGCTGGTCGCGGGCGACGGTGGCGCGCTGGTCCTGCCCCTGCTCGTCGGCCTGACCCGCGCGAAGGAACT
Encoded proteins:
- a CDS encoding GMC oxidoreductase, producing the protein MGAALFRRMRELFETEPIADRITTETLPGPAVREDQQIIDAGLDHGRCGYHVVGTCAMGPAEDDVVDAELRVRGVAGLRVVDCSVMPTMVSGNLNAPIMAMAWRAADLVLGTA
- a CDS encoding crotonase/enoyl-CoA hydratase family protein is translated as MPEQEYETVRAEVAERILTVTLNRPEKLNAFTPQMMQDLLDVLDAADADDEVRVIVVTGAGRGFCAGADVSSGGSSFDHRKAGAWHRDTGGRVALRIFSSTKPVIAAVNGPAAGVGASMTLPMDIRLASTSAKFGFVFARRGIVPESAASWFLPRAVGMQRAMEWVSTGRVFGPDEALAAGLVRSVHPPEELLPAAYALAREIAENTSAISVALSRQMMWRMLGEPHPMTAHRLDSRIMSQIGGGPDPVEGVQSFLAKRPPEFPGRVSKDMPPVYPWWHEGEFRPFGEPSGQVER
- a CDS encoding enoyl-CoA hydratase/isomerase family protein — protein: MDAAVDVDMADLVVTSHGPVRLIELNRPDQLNAMSEELHSGLASVWDTLADDPQARVVVLTGRGRAFSAGGNFDIMTRVQRDSAFREQNVDEARRIITGMVRCPLPVIAAVNGPAVGLGCSLALLSDLVLIADDAYVADPHVQVGLVAGDGGALVLPLLVGLTRAKELLFLGDRMSAEEAVRLGVANRVVPKDKLMDEAMDLAGRLAALPAQALRETKRAVNLHLEQALATVLEPALLAERDSMHSPDHIALVEKIIAARARRRADEKG